The Poriferisphaera corsica DNA segment TTGCCTGCTTCGGATTTACCGAACTTGCCGCCGTCGGATTTGGTGATCAGTGGGAAGGTCAAGCCGAAGAGTGAGGCGTCGTGCATTTTGCGGCCAAGCTCGATGCCCATAACGATATTGCCCCATTGATCCTGCCCGGCAATTTGAATGGTGCAGCCTTCTTTTTGGTTGAGGTACGCGAAGTCATAGGCTTGCATAATCATGTATGAAAATTCGAGGTAGGTGATACCGTCGCCTTCGCCGGACATGCGGCCTTTGACGGACTCCATTGAGAGCATACGGTTGACGGAGACGCGTGAGCCAACTTCACGGAGTAGATCAATCCATGTGAGGTTTTTGATCCAATCAGCGTTGTTGACGAGCTTCGCACCGGTGGGCGAATCGTCGAAACGGACGACACGGCCGATCTGCTTGGCGATGCAGTTAGCGTTGTGGTTGACTTCATCAATGGTGAGCATTTTGCGGGTTTCGGTTTTGCCGGAGGGGTCACCGACGAGGCCAGTTGCGCCGCCGACGAGGACGAGGGGGCGATGGCCGCAGCGTTGCATGTGGGCGAGACCCATGATGGGGACGAGTGAACCGATGTGCAGCGAATCAGCGGTCGGGTCGAAACCGCTATAGGCGGTGACGGGCTTCGCGAGGATATCACGAATATTCTCGTCAGTGGTTTGCGCGAAAAGGCCTCGCTCTTTGAGGACGTCAAAGAGGTTACGTGATTCGATTGCGGTGTCATTACTCATAGTCCGTGCATTTTAGCGTGAATAGCGATGCGGGTGAATTTGAGGGTTTGGGATCTGTGGTAAACCGAGTTGTATTGCTGTGTAATTGCCTAGCTTGTTTTGCTTGAGCCGATCTGTAATTTGATAATTTCGATCATGCGATTCACAGATATCAAAAATAATTCACGGGTATCTTGTAAAAATTGCCTATAAATGAAATGTCGGTGCATAATGTAGAGTTGTGAATGTCAATTGTTGTTTGACTAATTCGATCTTGATTCTCAGGCCAAGGTAAAACATGCAAACCACAAATCTCGCACAAACTGTTCGTACCATCATCTCTCAACAGCGGGTTACGGATCTGCACACCCATTGTTTTGCTCCCGCGTTTGGCTATAAATTGAGTATTGAAAAAACTCAGGGGGCAGGCCTATTGCTTTGGGGTGTTGATGAATTGGTGACGTATCACTATCTGATTGCAGAGTTATTTCGGGTCGTAGGAGCAGATCAGATTACGCCAGATCAGTTTTATGGTCTGTCGAAGATTGAGCAAGCGAATTTGATTTGGGATGAGCTTTTCATCAAACGAACACCACTTTCCGAGGCTTGTCGTGGTGTGATTACGACACTTACAAAACTCGGTTTAGACCCGAATACGCAATCGCTTGATCCCATTCGACAATGGTTTAGTGAGCAGGATGTTGATTCATATATCGATCGTGTTATGTCCGTGGCAGGTGTTGATCACATTGTTATGACGAACGAAGTGTTTGATGCGGCTGAACGTAAGTTGTGGCTGTCAGATGCTGAAGCGTTGAAGCGTGATTCACGATTTAGTCCGGTGTTGCGTATCGATAAGTTGCTGAATGATTGGCCGAGTGTATGTCAAGATTTAGTGGAACTCGAATACGCGGTATCTGAGCCAGTAACACCTGACACACTTGCTGAGATTAGGCGTTTCTTAAATGATTGGCTTGACCGTACAGAAGCGATATATGTGGCCACCTCGTTTGGACCGGAGTTTCGTTTCGTGCCAGATGGTTCGGAACCGACAGAGTGTGAGTTGATTATCGAGCATGCGCTCATGCCGGTGTTGGCTGAACGCAATCTCGCTTGGGCATTAATGATCGGGTCTGTTCGTGGGGTGAATCCAAGACTCGGTGATGCAGGCGATATGTGCGGTAAGGCGGATATTTCTTCACTGACGAATCTTGCGTTACGGTTCCCTGAGAATAAATTCATGGCTACACTCTTAAGCCGTGAAAGCCAACATGAACTATGCATCGCGGCGAGGAAATTTGGTAATCTCTTGCCATTTGGATGTTGGTGGTTCTTGAATAATCCATCGATTATTGAAGAGATGACGCGGGAGAGGATTGAACTGCTCGGTACTTCATTTAGCCCACAGCATTCCGATGCTCGTATTCTCGATCAACTTGTCTATAAATGGGATCATTCGAGGCAAGTTTTGTCGAAAGTTCTAACGGAAAAATATGAAGATCTAAGTCGAGCCGGTTGGATCGTTACGGAAGAGCACATCAGAAATGATGCAGAGCGTTTGCTCCGTAATAATTTCAGAACGTTTGTGGGGATGGATGAATCCGCTATGTTGCGAGTTCAAAAGACGGGTCAGTGATGCCGTCTTCTTGGCTGATGCGTTCGAGTCCAGCGTTTAAGAAGTCACGCATTTCGCTTGCTGTTTTAACGTATTGAATATCACGCTTGAGATTCGGCCACGGTTGAAGGTGAGGCGAGTAACGCGACATGCGGACTCGGATCGTGTTGGTTGCGATACGTTCATCACGCATCGTGAGCATATTCTCAAAGTGTCGTATGACACACTTCATGCGTTCAATGCGAGGGTAGGGGCGCGGCAGTTTGCCTGTCTCAAGATGGTAAACAATGTCGCGGAATAACCATGGTTGGCCCATTGCGCCGCGAGCAACCATGATGCCATCGCATCCTGTTTCATCTATCATGCGCTTAGCATCTTGAGGTATTTTGATGTCGCCATTTCCAATAACAGGAATGCTATGATTAGACTTCAACGCGGCAACCGTCTCTGCGATCAACGGGATTCTAACCGATGGTTTGAAGCGTTGTTCCGTGGTCCGGCCATGAACAGTAATCATGGCGATGCCGACATCGGCGAGTTGTGTGGGCAGCGTGGTATGAATTAATGAACTGTCGTCCCAGCCTAGCCGTATCTTTGCGGTTACTGGGATATTGACTGATTTGACGATTGCCTCAGCCATCTTGATGGTATTGCATGGATCGCAGAGCAGTTTGGAGCCGCCGTTTCGTTTCGTGACTTTATCGACGGGGCAACCCATGTTGATGTCGATCATCGTTGCGCCATGGGCTTCAGACCATTGTGCGGCCTCGGCCATAATTTCGGCATTGGCGCCGTATAGCTGCATGCAAACTGGTTTGTCATCGGGAGAAGTGGCGGCCAGCCAGAGAGATTTTTCATTTTCGGATAAAAGTGCCTGAGGGCAAAGCAAGTCCGTGCAAGTTAGGCCAACTGCTGCGTGGCCTTTGTAGCCCGGGACGGATCGGACAACAAGCCTATACGCAAGGTCAAAATATCCCGCGACAGGCGCTAAAAAAGCATTTGAGGGTAGTTGTACGTTGCCAACTTGAAGCATCAGAGGATTTTAGGGGTTTTATGGCCTGAGGCAAGGGTGTGGCGGGTTAGCTGTTGGGTGTGATTGACGATTACGATTTGCGATCGTGCCAATCATATCTGAGGTAATGCTGCCAAGGATGATTTAGATAATGAGCTGAGTAATTGGGTTGTCGTTATTGGTGAAGTCCTCGGCTGCGCGTTTGATCAATGCTTGTTCGAGTGCAGCAAGGGCGGCGCCGTGGCATACCGCTTCTTCGCCTAGCTTGGCGTAATGGATCTGAATTGAGCGGTCAGGAAACTGGATTAACTGGTTTGGCAAATTGTCATAAAGGTATGCTAGAAACTGCCTGTTTTTGAGTGGGAAGTTGGTACCCAAAACATATGCTTGCGGGTCAAGTAAATTCGTGATGATCGCAAGAGAG contains these protein-coding regions:
- the tyrS gene encoding tyrosine--tRNA ligase, whose translation is MSNDTAIESRNLFDVLKERGLFAQTTDENIRDILAKPVTAYSGFDPTADSLHIGSLVPIMGLAHMQRCGHRPLVLVGGATGLVGDPSGKTETRKMLTIDEVNHNANCIAKQIGRVVRFDDSPTGAKLVNNADWIKNLTWIDLLREVGSRVSVNRMLSMESVKGRMSGEGDGITYLEFSYMIMQAYDFAYLNQKEGCTIQIAGQDQWGNIVMGIELGRKMHDASLFGLTFPLITKSDGGKFGKSEAGNVWLDANRTSPFEFYQFWRNVADADLKRFFGFFTFLPMDEINQLTDCEGAALNPAKERLAYEVTKLIHGEDEATAAQESAQKAFSAAADVTGDSIPNSDLPNSELDNGLDVRDLLCKAGFTKSKGEAKKLIINGGVRLHDEKISDFLMKVTDEHVKDGYILLRAGKKRMHRFDISN
- a CDS encoding glucuronate isomerase, with the protein product MQTTNLAQTVRTIISQQRVTDLHTHCFAPAFGYKLSIEKTQGAGLLLWGVDELVTYHYLIAELFRVVGADQITPDQFYGLSKIEQANLIWDELFIKRTPLSEACRGVITTLTKLGLDPNTQSLDPIRQWFSEQDVDSYIDRVMSVAGVDHIVMTNEVFDAAERKLWLSDAEALKRDSRFSPVLRIDKLLNDWPSVCQDLVELEYAVSEPVTPDTLAEIRRFLNDWLDRTEAIYVATSFGPEFRFVPDGSEPTECELIIEHALMPVLAERNLAWALMIGSVRGVNPRLGDAGDMCGKADISSLTNLALRFPENKFMATLLSRESQHELCIAARKFGNLLPFGCWWFLNNPSIIEEMTRERIELLGTSFSPQHSDARILDQLVYKWDHSRQVLSKVLTEKYEDLSRAGWIVTEEHIRNDAERLLRNNFRTFVGMDESAMLRVQKTGQ
- the dusB gene encoding tRNA dihydrouridine synthase DusB; this translates as MLQVGNVQLPSNAFLAPVAGYFDLAYRLVVRSVPGYKGHAAVGLTCTDLLCPQALLSENEKSLWLAATSPDDKPVCMQLYGANAEIMAEAAQWSEAHGATMIDINMGCPVDKVTKRNGGSKLLCDPCNTIKMAEAIVKSVNIPVTAKIRLGWDDSSLIHTTLPTQLADVGIAMITVHGRTTEQRFKPSVRIPLIAETVAALKSNHSIPVIGNGDIKIPQDAKRMIDETGCDGIMVARGAMGQPWLFRDIVYHLETGKLPRPYPRIERMKCVIRHFENMLTMRDERIATNTIRVRMSRYSPHLQPWPNLKRDIQYVKTASEMRDFLNAGLERISQEDGITDPSFELAT